The region TAAAATAATGTGGTGATGTGTTGAGGCTTTGATGTTGGACCgttattcatttcaaatatattgGCTGCAGTAGAGAAGTGTGTATTCTTACTTGTGAAAAGAACCATAATTGCAGAGAATTTAATCTCAGGTGAGAGGATATTTCTTTGGGAGTCCTGTGGCTTATGATATCGTGTGCCCCCAAAACAAGTTCAGCTCTGAGAACGGCACACAAAATACCAAATGTCACAACAGATGTACTGGCACAGTTCACTGTTGACCTTTCACATCTAATCTTAACGTGTCCAGAACAAATCAACATTCATAGTTTTATTTCCAGCCCTCTCAAATCACTGCTGAATGGTGAGTAGCAGTGAAagataaatattgtttataaacTGTTCATAATGCCCCATGTTTAAGAACAAATACCatgtaaggggaaaaaaacagcacaagaGAGGTAGGAATTTGAATCCCAAAACGTATGATCCACAAAACACTTGGATGTTTCATTAATTTTGCATGCTAATAACCAGTTGGCTGCACAGCAAGAAAATCAAAAGCATTCTGTACACAACAAGAAATATGGCACTACGTAAACCAGAGGACACGATCACATCCAGCAAGCCCTCAGTCCAGAAGGATATTTACACTGGCTTGGGAGAGTTTCTGCTCTGCTAGGCGACCACTTCTTCACGTGGCAGGTTGAGCCTCACCTCCCCTCCTGCTGCTGTGGAGGCTGAGTAGACTGCGGTGGCGGAAACAGAAGCAGGGCCGTTGGTCTCCATGGTGAAGAGCTTGCAGGGTCCTGGTAGGGCCACGTCAGGGGCCTCCTTGTCTGGGCTGGATGCACGAGATGAACCAGGGGACGATGTGGGGCTGAGCTGCACAGCTGTGGTATCCTGCAGCGTGTGCTCGCTGATTTCTATTTCAAACGCTGCCCCACCGGCCAGCCCGCCGTGTCCCATCAGCCCCGCACCCCTGCCGCCCACCTTAGACCTCCGTGAGCtgtggggaggggggaggcGGCTGCACACGCAACAGGCCCCGAAAAAGGAGAAGGCCACCAGCAGAAGGATAGGTCCGATGATGATCGGAGGATTGGCGGAAGGCACCAGTGTGCTGAAGGCGAACGCTCCCACGAGGGTGATGTTGAGTCCGGCCAGCATGATGCAGAGGCCACAGGCACAGCAGAGCGCCGGGGAGGGCAGGCCATGAGGGCGAGacttcctcctcgtcttcttctgGGGCTCCTTTTTAGGTACAGGGGTGCCAGTGTTTCTATCAGTGATGACCATGTCTTCTCCTCCGAGCTCTCTCACTGTGTTATCAAATCTCCCTGTGTTTCACTCCAGACTCTTCCCCATGGCAATGTTTAAATAGATTCACAGCCAGGAAACATCTTTGTCTGTAAATGACAAAACAGATGTAAGAGAATCTTTTTGGATAGACAAATTGAAAAGAAACTCTGCCTCTGATAACCCTGCTTTTGTTGGGTGCACCAGTGTTACCGGACAAATATCTAGTGATTATTGTGGGCATTCAGTGAAGTGTCCCCCCTGAGAGACTCTGTGTAATGAGCTCTGAGCATGCATCCCTCTGCCATGCTACCCCTTTAAATTACACATATCATGATACAAATCTGATAACATAAAAGCTGAATATACTGGCCACTATGCAGGTAGGTGTTAAAGTTTGCTCTTACTGTATAGCTTTGGTTTAGATCATAGAAACACCAGAAACTTGTCACTcatgaagaggaaggaaagctcagaatactgtacatttaaatgaacaacaCTATGTTTGGAATATGATTTTGCTTGTTTTGCTCAATTTCCATGTAAAACAACCCATGTGACAAATACAGAGCACGTCGTGTAACTCaggttaacaaaaaaaacattgaaataaacaagaatTGGTGGGACCATTAATTGGGAATTCAACCATCTACACTGTTGTATTATCACAGAGTATAAATGAGCTGCATGCATCCTGTGACTCTTGCAAcaccatataaaaaaaaggcatacgTGCTGCTTAATAATCAAACATGCTTGATCATGATTGCTACTTATTTGATCTAGttatgtgcagtaaaatgtatgCAATGGCACTGACATTCACATTTATGACAGCAAGGCCATGGTGTGAATGGCATTTCAGTATTTAGTTGCAATCTAATCAGCCCTTTCATTCCAGCATGCATCCATTTAAGAGCATACAGTGCAAATGAAGAAAGGGGGTGTGGGGAAAggatttttgtaaatgtgtatatCAGTAAAACTATGACAGCGGATGCATTACAAACAGTGCGTTTAATTATGAACCAGCTTTTCTCAGAACGCATTTAAATGCACGATTAATGCACTGGTGTACATTCCTGTAAAATgaacccataaaaaaaaaaaagaaatcatcttACCCTGTATGTCGATGTACTGCAAGTCTTTCCATTGTCT is a window of Anoplopoma fimbria isolate UVic2021 breed Golden Eagle Sablefish chromosome 3, Afim_UVic_2022, whole genome shotgun sequence DNA encoding:
- the tmem275a gene encoding transmembrane protein 275, yielding MVITDRNTGTPVPKKEPQKKTRRKSRPHGLPSPALCCACGLCIMLAGLNITLVGAFAFSTLVPSANPPIIIGPILLLVAFSFFGACCVCSRLPPPHSSRRSKVGGRGAGLMGHGGLAGGAAFEIEISEHTLQDTTAVQLSPTSSPGSSRASSPDKEAPDVALPGPCKLFTMETNGPASVSATAVYSASTAAGGEVRLNLPREEVVA